The Ignavibacteriales bacterium region TTCTCGTGCTCTCCCTCTTCGACCTGCTTACGGCGCCTCATTCTTTCACCTGCTCTGATTTCGCCAGCATACTGTTCAGCTTTGCCTTGATCACTGTCGGCACTTCACCCCCCTGGATTTCCAGGATCCCCTCCGTGATCATCTCCATGTAGAACCGCTCATCGTTATTGATATTCTTAAGCCGGTCAGCCACCGGAAGCCACACGATGTTTGCCATGAAAACACCCCAGAGGGTTGCAATAAACGCGCTGCCGATATGTTTGATCAACGTATTGGGATCGGCTCCGGCGGACGCCAGGGTTGCGATGAGACCCATGACTGTCCCTATGATGCCCATGGTCGGTGAATACCCCCCCATGCGCTGGAAGATCGCGATGTACTGGTTGTGCCTCTGCGTGACATATACTGTCTCCGCTTCAGCCACGCCCCGAAGGACTTCAGGGTCCGCCCCGTCGATCAGAAATCGGAGCATCTTTGCCATGAACGGGTCCTCGATTTTCCCGCTTTCCCTCTCGAGCACCAGCAGTCCTTCCTTCCGTGCTATTGTGGAAAACTGGACAATCTGAGACATGGCAGACTTGACCTCAAATCTTGGAGGAAACAGAGCGATCCGCATGAGCGTCCCGACTTTCGAGAACACTCTGAGCGGCGTTCCTATCATCGCAGCGGCGAACGTACCGCCGAAGACGATTGTCATCGCAGGTATCAGAAACAGCGCCCCCACCTGTCCCCCCTCAAGCAGGAACGAACCGAAAATCGAGAGCAATCCGAAGAGAAGACCGCCGGCCATTCCTATGTCCATGCTTCGTTTCATCGTTATTGCAGGAAATCGACAAGCGTTTTTGGAATGGTCCTGGCACCGGCATTCAGCGCCGCTTCCAGCATCGTCTCCTGCTGTTTCAATTGTGTCACCGAAGCTGCAAGGTCAGCATCCTGGTCGTTGGAGAGAAACTGCGTCAGCTGCGTCTTCTGATCATCCAGGTGCTTTGTCAAGTTTTGCATGTTCTGTACGTACGTGCCCGCTTTACTCGTCTTGAGAATGATATGGTCAAACCCATTGTTGACACTGTCGACCTGCGCGGCAGTTGGAGGAATCCCCCCCTGAAGATTGTTCTTTATCTGGATCAGGATGTCAAATAGCGCTGTCCCCTGAAAAGCTTCCTCACCGGAGATATTCACCTGCTGGCTCAGGCCGTCGCCCACCTGGTAGCTGATCGTCCCATTGATCCCATTCGGGTTCTTCGTCACGGAGGAGTGATCCGCCGCGAGGGTGTACGGAGGATCCGTGGTCTGTGTCCCGCCAAAGAGATACTTTCCGTTGAACTTCGTGTTGGCGTAATTCACCGCCTCACTCAACAGCTGGTCGACCTGCTCTGCGAATGTCGAATATTCGCCGATCGACGAGGGGCTCGACGCCCTCGTCACAACATCCTTCACGTCAATAAACAGCGAAGCAAAACCATCCAGCGCATTTGCCGTCGATTCCGCTATGCCGCTTCCATCAGCCACGTTATTCGAATACTGCTCGTTGGCGTCCAAGGCAACCCTCAGCCGCAGGATTGAGTTCGTGGCGCGGGGATCATCCGATGGTTTCAGTATGCTTTTCCCCGTGGCGATCTTCGATTGAAGGTCTACTATTCTCCCCCTCGCCTGATTCACGCTCGACAGGTAACTATCCGACACTGCTTTCTCGGTCACTCTCATTATGACACCATCCCAAGCATAGTTTGATACATCTGATTGACTGTTGTAATGACTTTGGCAGCTGCGTTGAATCCATTCTGAAATTTGAGCAGTTGGACCATCTCCTCATCAATGGAGACACCTGAAATCGAGTCGCGCTGGTTCTCCAACTGTTTCAACACCAGCGTCTGCGACTCGGAAGTATTCCTCACAGTCTGGATCGTCGATCCGATGTCACTTACCAGGTTCGCGTAGTACTGCTGAATCGTGGTGGACCCGCCGCTCAGAACTTTCTGCGAAGAAACAGCCGACAATGCGAGCGCTATCGTATTGTTGCCTGGAGCGCCATCGCCGGACGCGGCCACGAGATTCAGGTTTGCCACAATTGCCGGATCTACATTGACAGAACGGGCATCGACGCCGGTGAAGAAGTTGTTTCCAGTCGGAGGTGGCGTTCCAAGACCATATCCCGTCGTATGGACGGCATTGATCGACGTGATGATCGCCGATGCAAGACTGTCCAATTTGGACTGGTATGCCGGGATCTGGGCATTACGGGTTTCCAGAATTCCCCCCAGATCGCCGCTGGAAATGTCGACTACGCTCGATGTACCCGAAACCGTAACCTGCAACTGCGAACCCGACACACCCACCTGCAGCGTGCTGTACCCCGCCTTGTCTTCAACGAACGCCGTGCCAAGCGTAATGAGCGTGCCTCCCTGGCCGTCATCTGACACCTTGATATTCGCAAGCTTCGCGAGTTCTTCAATTTTGCCGTCCCTTGAATCTCGCATATCGTTCGCATCGAGTCCACCCGCCTCCAAAGCCGT contains the following coding sequences:
- the flgK gene encoding flagellar hook-associated protein FlgK; protein product: MGGLNGILDVAKRALSAQRAGIDVTSHNISNASTAGYTRQRLQLAATPPTREGFGYVGTGVAAIGVQRIRQSFVDQQIWNTNQFLSKSSTQENVLSQIEAAFNEPTDAGVGSLINSFFNSFQDLSLHPEDSSFRNAVVQKAGAMNDGFHRITSSLDQLKNDLVLDAQTKVDQINVLVREIYDTGKRITALEAGGLDANDMRDSRDGKIEELAKLANIKVSDDGQGGTLITLGTAFVEDKAGYSTLQVGVSGSQLQVTVSGTSSVVDISSGDLGGILETRNAQIPAYQSKLDSLASAIITSINAVHTTGYGLGTPPPTGNNFFTGVDARSVNVDPAIVANLNLVAASGDGAPGNNTIALALSAVSSQKVLSGGSTTIQQYYANLVSDIGSTIQTVRNTSESQTLVLKQLENQRDSISGVSIDEEMVQLLKFQNGFNAAAKVITTVNQMYQTMLGMVS
- a CDS encoding MotA/TolQ/ExbB proton channel family protein, with the protein product MKRSMDIGMAGGLLFGLLSIFGSFLLEGGQVGALFLIPAMTIVFGGTFAAAMIGTPLRVFSKVGTLMRIALFPPRFEVKSAMSQIVQFSTIARKEGLLVLERESGKIEDPFMAKMLRFLIDGADPEVLRGVAEAETVYVTQRHNQYIAIFQRMGGYSPTMGIIGTVMGLIATLASAGADPNTLIKHIGSAFIATLWGVFMANIVWLPVADRLKNINNDERFYMEMITEGILEIQGGEVPTVIKAKLNSMLAKSEQVKE